CGGTACACCAGAAGCAACCACCACCAAATACCGCTGTTTCCATGTTGAGCCCTTTTTTCAAACGGTAGAGTTATGGCTCGATTGCCAGAATCCATTCAGCCAAATTCCTGGCGTTCTCTGGCGAGACTTGAGCCTGGGCAGGCATGGGTATAGCCCCCCATTTTCCCCGCCCACCTTTGCGAACCGAATCGACGAGGATTTCAACAGCATCCGATTGCCCTGCATAGCGCTCAGAGATCTGCTTGAAACTCGGACCAACCCGCCGACTGTCAATTTGATGACAGGCCAGGCAAGCGCTGCTTTTTGCCAGCGCAGTCCCTTCCTCCATCGAAAGGGCTTCCGCCAGAGCGACGGGGACGGAAAGAACCACACCTACGATGCCAACAACTGCCAGGACAACACTCTTCACTCTACGCTCACTCATCAAATGCATCAGTCACGGCACCTTTACTTGCGGTGCTGGCGAGACGTCCGAATTTAGCAAGCACTCCCCTCG
This sequence is a window from Orrella marina. Protein-coding genes within it:
- a CDS encoding c-type cytochrome, whose protein sequence is MHLMSERRVKSVVLAVVGIVGVVLSVPVALAEALSMEEGTALAKSSACLACHQIDSRRVGPSFKQISERYAGQSDAVEILVDSVRKGGRGKWGAIPMPAQAQVSPENARNLAEWILAIEP